TCCGGTGTGGTCTTGGGGACGTGTGATCGTCGGCGTGCGATCGGGTCAGGTCGCGGGGCACTCGGAACGGAGAAGGCAGGTATTGCATGGATGCCCGCTACATCAACCCTTTCGTGGCCTCGGCCAAGAGCGTCTTCAAGACGATGCTGGCGACGGATCTGGTGATCGGCAAGCCGTTTGTCATTCCCTCCTCGAAGGAGCCTGACGCCGACGTATCCGCGCTGATTGGCTTGTCCGGTGATGCGGTGGGTTGTGTGGTGCTGACTTTCCCGATGGAGACGGCGGTGATGGTTGCCGGCCGGTTTGCGGGGGTCGCGCTGGATTCGATGCACCCGGATTTCTGTGATGCTCTGGGCGAATTGGCCAACATGGTGGCCGGGCACGCGAAGGCTCAGATGGTGGATCTGGATGTGAGCATCTCGTTGCCGAGTGTGGTGGTGGGCGCCCACCACATCGTGTCGCAGTCCAAGCAGAGTCCGCGTCTGGCCCTGCCGTGTTGCTCCGATCTGGGTCGATTCCACGTCGAGGTGGCGATGGAAGTGGAGAGCAAGGCTCGCTCATCGCGGTCGCCGATGGCGGCCGGTGCGGGGGCATAGTCGCCTCCCGCCGTTGCCTGCATGGGGTGGCGGGGGCGTGGCCAGGTCAATCGGTCGGCTGATGGTGGAGGGGTGGAGACACAGGAATGAGTGGTGTCGTGGTAGCACAGCCCATCCCCATTGAGGTTTCGGCGGATCGCCTGAGTGTTTCGCTGATCGTGTCGAAGACCGATCAAGGTACCTTGACGGCCGAGAATGTCTTTGCGCGGTTGTGTGAGCGGTCTGTTCCGGTGACCGATGCTGTTCGTGCCCGGGTAGCGGCACTTGTCGAAGCGGTTTCGACGGGTCAGCTGTCTCGCGAGCCGTTTGTGCTGGCGGAGGGCAAGCCTGCGGTTGCTGGGATTGGTGCCCGTGTCGAGCTTGCGCCGAGTCCGGAGGACAAGGCCGAGTCGGGGGATGGCCAAGGTCGTGCTGATTTTTACCGTTCCCGGATTGCCACCGTGGGGGAAGGTGAAGTGATCGGGACCTTTTTTCCGGAGACTCCCCCGGTC
This sequence is a window from Phycisphaerae bacterium. Protein-coding genes within it:
- a CDS encoding chemotaxis protein CheX, coding for MDARYINPFVASAKSVFKTMLATDLVIGKPFVIPSSKEPDADVSALIGLSGDAVGCVVLTFPMETAVMVAGRFAGVALDSMHPDFCDALGELANMVAGHAKAQMVDLDVSISLPSVVVGAHHIVSQSKQSPRLALPCCSDLGRFHVEVAMEVESKARSSRSPMAAGAGA